Within Eggerthella sp. YY7918, the genomic segment GCAACGAATGGATCTGCCACGATCCGTACGTGCAGAAAGACCATGCCGAAGACCCCTTCGACGCGTTCACCCATCCCACGCACAATATCTCGCTTCTCAACTTCATCGAAATGATGAAGGTTATCGAAGGCCCCGAGTGGGCGGCAAAGGTGCCTGCCGACTTGCCGATTTTGAACATCGCTGGCGATCAGGACCCCGTGGGTGAATGGGGCGCGGGTGTGTATCAGGTAGCGAACTGGCTTGTTGATACCGGACACGACGTGATCACGCGTCTGTACAGCGGTTATCGCCACGAAATCCATAACTACGACGACCTTAAAGATGAGGTCGAAAACACCATCGTCGACTTTTTGTACCTGAATGTATAGCGCCGAGCCCACCTCATACGGCACCGCGCATAGCCCAAAGCATTGACACAAACACCACCGTCGCAGCATCGTGGCGGTGGTGTTTTACGTTACAACAACGGACGCGTATCCAAACGTATCTAACCGAATCGCGCACCGAAGCTCATGCTAAGGTGGTCGGCATGAGCACGAAGCGACATACCAGCACTTCTCACCCACACGCCGACTTCCCCGCACGCGGCCCCGTTGTTATAGGACGTTGGGCGCTTGTAGCAGCAGGTGTCGTGGCAATCCTTTTCGGCTTTATGGCTTCTTCAGCGCTTGTGCGCGGCATCGCCTTTGCGGGGCTTACCTTCCTTTTGGCAAACGCACTCTTCCAGCACATGCCGCTTTCACGCGCCTGCATTATGGCAGGAGTGATGGCGCTTATATTCGGCGCAGGCGTTTCGCTTTATCGACTTTTTACCTGGCATATGGGACTGGATAGTTGGTTTCCCGATGCCCTTGGCACGCTGATAGGTGCGGCAATAGCCTACCCGGTTCTTAAACGTATCAATCACGCAATTGACGGCACTTCGTAGCGTCGCACCACGTAAACGAACCGCACGCCTTTTTTCGTGACGACGCTTTGGCGCCCGACCAAACTGCGTTACGCGTCGAAACGACCCGCCTGTGCAAGCGCTGTCACATCGGCGACCAGCGCATCCACATCTTCGTCGCGCGTACTCCAACTGGTGCAAAATCGCACGCAACTGTGCGCCTCATCGATACGCTGCTCGTATTCGAACACGTACGACTGCGCCAAGTCTTCTAGCACCTCATCGGCCATAATGACAAATTGCTGATTGGTGGGACTATCGATGAAAAGCGGCACCCTTGCCTGCTCGAACGCCGTTTTAATGCGCAACGCCTGATCATCGGCGCGGCGAGCAATGGCAAGGTATAGCGGTTCGTCTGGGGCGTTTGCAGAGCCTTCCGCACTCACGCCCGCTTCCGCACTTGATTCGAACAGCGTGGCAAATTGCAAGCCAAGCAGCCAGCCCTTCGCCAGCATCGCGCCGTTCTGCTTCATGTTGCTGCGGAAACCCTCATGCAACGCGGGATTTGTAAGCACCACCGCTTCGCCAAACAGCGCGCCGCATTTTGTCCCGCCTACGGTGAAAGCATCGGCCACGCGCGCGATATCGGCCAAACTCACATCAGCTTCAGGCGCAGCTAATCCATACGCCATGCGAGCTCCATCGATGAACAGAAACAACCCGTGCTCACGGCACACCGAAGACATATCTTCAAGCTCGTGCTTCGTGTACAGCGTACCGAATTCAGTGGAAAATGACAGATACACCATCTTTGGCTGCGTGATATGCTCGGGCACCGTACTTGTCTCGAAAGCGCGTGCGGCGGCTTCCACCTGAGCAGCCGTTATCTTCCCGTCTGTACTGGGGAGCGCCTCTATCTTGTGGCCGACATGCTCTACCGCACCCGTCTCGTGCCCATTGATATGGCCCGTGTCGGCACTGAGCACACTCTCGTATGGCCGAAGCGCAGCGGCGATCACCAGAAAGTTTGCCTGCGTTCCACCCACCACAAAATGCACGGCGGCATCGGGAGCCTGTGCGTAGTCACGAATAGCCTGCGCCCCGCGTTCGCACCACGCATCAAGCCCATAGCCGGGATACCTTTCAGCGTTTGTGGTCGCCAGCGCCTGAAGAATACGCGGATGCGCACCGCAGTTATAGTCGTTGTTAAACCGTCTCACCTAGTATCGCTCCTGATTGATCGCCTTCAATTTGGCAGCGCTCAGAACACCTTAGAAGTATCCTCGCGCCGAAAACCGCTATCCGTTCAACGGACGAATATCCTCCAGCGGCATGGGAACGTCCGGCACCTCATCAGGCTCGCGACGCGCGGCGGCCGCCTCTTCCTGCCCCGGCAGAATTACATTCATCACGATGCCGACAACCGATCCCACCGCCAAACCCGACAGCGAGATGACAATGCCGCCCACCGGGATGGCGATAGCGCCAGCCGTACTGTACGCAATGCCAAGCGACAGCACCAGAATGAGCGCCGTAATGAGCACGTTGCGGCTCTTCAGAAAGTCAACGTGATTTTCCACAAGATTACGGATACCTACCGCTGAGATCATGCCGTAGAGCACCAGCGACACACCGCCGATGACGCAAGCCGGCATGACCGCGATGACAGCCGCAAATTTCGGGCAGAACGAAAAGACAATGGCGAACAGCGCCGCAATGCGAATGACCCGGGGATCGAAAACGCGCGTGAGCGCGAGCACGCCGGTGTTTTCACCGTAGGTGGTGTTCGCCGGCGCGCCAAACAGCGACGCAGCGATGGTGGCCAAACCGTCGCCCAGAAGGGTGCGGTGCAGCCCCGGTTCGGCAATATAGTTGCGGTTGCAAGTAGAGCTGATGGCCGACATGTCGCCGATGTGTTCGATCATCGAAGCAAGTGCAAGAGGCATGATGGTGATGATAGCCGTGATGGCCAGTCCCGCGTCGAAATTGGCACCGAAGAGGGAAAACACGGTGTCATCCCAGATGACCGGCAGGCCAATCCACGGAGCTTCGGCCACCGCAGCAAAGTCCACCTCACCCAAGAGCGCGGCCACAATGTAGGCCCCGATTACGCCCAAGAGGATGGGCACAATCTTGATCATGCCCTTGCCCCAAATGTTCGCAATCACAATGATGGCTATTGCCACCACGGCTACGAGCCAGTTCGTGGACGCATTCGAAATGGCCGAACTTGCCAAAATGAGGCCGATGGCGATAACGATGGGGCCGGTAACCACCGGCGGGAAAAAGCGCATGACACGCGAGGGACCGAACACCTTAAACAGCGCCGAAAGCACCAGGTACAGAAGACCAGCGCACGCCACACCGAGGCATGCGTAAGGCAAAAGCTCGGGTTCTCCATTGGGTGCAATGGCGGCATAGCCCGCGATAAACGCAAACGACGAGCCAAGAAATGCGGGGACTTTACCTTTCGAGATGAGGTGAAAGAGAAGCGTGCCGAGTCCGGCGAACAGAAGCGTAGCGGAAACCGACAGGCCCGTCAGCGTCGGAACAAGGATGGTTGCCCCAAACATGGCGAACATGTGCTGCAAGCCGAACACCGCCATCTTCGGCGCGCCTAGTTTGCGAGCGTCGTAAATGTCATCGGGACTGTCTTTCGCTCCCATGGTCGGCGTTGGACGATCGCTCATTGAAACCCCTCTCGGTCGCGTCCCCACAGAAGACGCGCCTTCGCGGGCGCGTCTGATTTTAACTTTCGCTATTATGCATCAACCGGTCAGCGATGGAGCCGACAACGGAGAAATTCGCTGGGTATGTGATGCCCTGCTCGGCTTAGCGGCCAGCCGTCACCGACACATGAAACGTCCGCGTGCGCGGGCCATCAAACTCGCAGAAGTAGATGCCCTGCCACTTGCCCAACACCAAACGTCCGCCACGCACGAGCACAGTCTCACTTGCACCCACGGTGGAGGATTTCAAATGAGCTGCGCTATTGCCTTCGAAATGGCGAAACGCAGAACGATCCGGAAAAGCGGCATCCAGACCGAGCAGGAAATCGTGTTGCACATCGGGGTCGGCATTCTCGTTGATAGTGATGGCAGCCGTGGTGTGCGGACAGAAAACGGTGCACAAGCCATCAGCGATGCCGCTGGCGGCCACATCGGCAGCCACAAGGGCGGTGATGTCGCGCAGCTCTTCGCGCGTAGTTGTAAGATCATGTTCGTAGAAATGCATGCGGAAGTCCTTTCTTGATTCTTACTCATTATACGACGTGGTCCGTTTTCACTTCTTCTGCAGGTGCGCATTCGGTATAATCGCTGGCGAGAGATAACCCAACACGAGGAGGCCCCATGGATCCGAACAAGCGTCCCGACGACATGCAGCGTATCACCACGCCCGAGCTGGCGCAGACGTTCATCGACGAGCAGGTAGAAGCGATTCGTGCCCAGATCGGCGACCAGAAGGTATTGCTGGCGCTGTCCGGCGGCGTGGATTCGTCCGTGGTTGCGGCGCTGCTGATTAAGGCAATTGGCAAGCAGCTTATCTGCGTGCACGTGAACCACGGCCTCATGCGCAAGGGCGAAAGCGAGCAAGTGGTGGACGTGTTCCAGAATCAGCTTGATGCAAACCTGGTATACGTGGACGCAACCGACCGCTTCTTGGACCTGCTTGCCGACGTGGCCGAGCCTGAGGCCAAGCGTAAGATCATCGGTGCCGAGTTCATCCGCGTGTTCGAGGAGGAGGCTCGCAAGGTGGGCGACGAGGTGAGCTTCCTCGCGCAAGGCACTATCTACCCCGACATCCTAGAGTCTGACGGTGTGAAGGCGCACCACAACGTGGGCGGCCTGCCGGACGACCTGCAGTTTGAGCTGTGCGAGCCCGTGAAGCTGCTGTACAAGGATGAGGTGCGTGTTATCGGCCGCGAGCTTGGGCTGCCCGAGAGCATGGTCGAGCGCCAGCCCTTCCCCGGCCCTGGCCTGGGCGTGCGCTGCCTCGGCGCCATCACGCGCGACCGTCTGGAAGCGCTGCGTGAAGCCGACGCCATCCTGCGCGAGGAGTTCGCTGCGGCTGGCCTGGAAGGCAAGGTGTGGCAGTACTTCGTGAGCGTCCCCGACTTCCGCGCCACCGGCGTCCGCGACGGCGTGAGGGCCTTCGAATGGCCAGCCATCATCCGCGCGGTTAACACCGTAGATGCCATGACCGCCGAAGTCCTCGAACTCGACTGGGCGCTGCTGAAGAAGATCACCGCCCGCATTCTGGAGGAAGTCCCCGGTATCTGCCGAGTAGTCTATGACCTGACGCCGAAGCCTATCGGGACGATAGAGTGGGAATAGTACTGGAACATTTGTTCGTGTTTTTCATACGGTTTCTTACGGTTCCGATGGCGACTGATGTCGACATTTCGGAACCGCCGCACCTGCAAGCCGCATGACCCCGCAATTAAGCATAAAACCCAAAAGGCTCCTCGGAATCATCGAGGAGCCTTTTCGTTTCCGCAGGTAGATGTATGGTAGGATGCCACCCCATGGCAAATGGGCATGCGTCGAACGAGCCCGAAACGACTCGAACGGAACCGAAAATAGCCGACGCGAACCGAAAAACCCGCAAGCCGACGAGAGGCAGTGATGGCGGGTGGCTTGCAGGTGCCGTCGAAAAACCGGGGGAACTCAAACGAAACTCACCCGGAAAAACGAAACTCAAGAATGATACTTGCCCCTGGTGGAGAACTTGCGAGTGTCACTCTTGCAAACTCACGCGTGCGGGGAAATTTCGCTTTCACTCCTCCCGAGTAGTAACGCGAGGCTTGCGGGCCCCTGGCGCGCTCAGCCGTCGTTTTACTCGGAGGGACGACTCCTCGTCAAGTGGGAATAGAGCTTCTCGAAAGAATCGGCGGAGACACAGTGCTCCAGGCGGCAGGCATCTCTGGATGCTTCGTCGGCGTCGACCCCGGCGTCGCGCAGCAGCCCCTCGAAGAAACGATGCCTCGCACTCGTCGCCTCAGCGATAGCCCTCCCCTCCGACGTGAAGCCAACGTCATGGTCGACGACCTCGACAAGGCCCGCCTCCGATAGCTTCACGAGGGCCTTGGAGACGCTCGCCCTCGAGACGCCCAAGTGCCTCGCGATGTCGACGTTGCGGCATCGCCCATGCGAAGAGCGGATCTCCAGGATCGCCCTGAGGTAGTTCTCGGCGGATTCGCGCGACCGGGACGGCTTGTTCCAAGGGCGGGTGCTTTCCTTCTTTTCCATCTTAGGTATGAAGGGGCTAGTCTTTTCGCGCGACTGCCACGCAGGAGGTGAGGCCGATCCGCCGCCAGCTCACGCTGCCGAACCACGTGCCGAGGATCTCCCGCATCTCGCCCTCGGAGTAGATGCGCACGTCCCCCTCGGCGGAGTGCGGCATCCACGCGTTCATGACGGCGCGCGCGGGCGCCGGCTGCCAGACGTCGCCGACCACGAAGGTGCCGCCCGGTCGCAGCGCGCGCCACACCTGGAACGCCGCCAGCGCCGGATCGGGGTAATGGTGGAACGAGTCGTTGCAGTACGCCGCATCGAAGGAACCGTCATGGAAGGGGAGGTGCTCCGCGTCGCCCACGACCACCTCCGCCCTCCCGCCGAGGCGCTCGGCCGCACGCTCTGCCATGTTCGCCGAAAGGTCGACCCCCACGAGGGCGCAGCCCGGGATCTCGTCGAGGACGATTTCGGCAAGGGCCCCGGTCCCGCACCCCAGGTCCAGCACGCGTGGCGAGTCGACGCCGCCGCACGCCCGGACGACCTCGCCCGCCACGATGCGGTAGAGCCCCCGCGCATGGTCCCCCTGCATTCCGGCGTCATAGGTCTTCGCCTGGGCGTCGAACGCGGCCCTCGACCGCGCCTTCAACTCGTCTGCGTTCTTCTGTTCCATGTCGCTCCCTTCTATTGAGCATTGTTCAACATCTAACGTCAAGAAAAGCCCCAACCGGAATTGGGGCGGTTCTCTAATCTGCCTTCACACTCGACCTGAACTCGGCGACCAGGGCGGCGAAGTAGCGCTTGGCGGTTTTCACGGCGCCCTCGTCCGGCATGCCGGGCCCCGAAGCGAGCCCGATGCACCCGTACGCCATGAGGGCGGCGAGCCCGTCCGCGTCGCCCCGGGGGCCGCCCCTGAGCAGCGCGTCGAGCTCGAGCGCCGCGCGGAGATGGGGCTGCACCGCCTCGCACATGCCCAGCGAGAGCCTGTCGTGGAGCGTGCCGTTGCCCTCCGCGTGGAAGAAGTCGGCGTAGTCGAACGCGCCGGGGTCGGACCCTGCCTCGATTGCTCGGTCGAGCTTCTCGTCGAGCGAGAGGCACCGGTCGTCGAGGATCGCGATGATGCCCTCGGCGCAACGCCGCGAGTACTCCTCGATGGCGGCGTCGAACATGTTCTGCTTCGAGTCGAAGTAGTGGTAGGCGAGCCCCGGCGCCACTCCCGCCGCCCGCGCCACAGCCCTCACCGAGACGTTATCGTAGCCCTCCTCGGCGAAGAGGCGCATCGCCGTGACGAGCAGCTCCCGTCTGCGCTCATCCGGGTTCTTGACGATCCTGCTCATGCCTTCCACCTCCTCGGTCTCATGGTAAGTCATTATTGAACATTGGTCAATAATGACTTTCAACGCTCTTCTCCTGGCAAACTACGGCGAGCAAATCCCATACCGGGCGGTCTCTATGCGACAACATGCTGGCAACATAATCTTCGACCGCCTTACGGCATGTTGCCTAGCGTCCGCCAATCCCCATCTTCCAGAACTCGTATTCCTCGGGCGTTATTTCTCCGTGGTCGAGGGCGCTCCTCTGAGACTCCCATATCTTGATGGCGGCCGCGAGCTTTGGCGCCTTTTCGGCATCGCTTTCGACTGCCAGCCTGCCGTCGCCGACGGGCCTGAGTCCGAACTCCTCCTCGATTCTGAAGAGGAGCTCGAGGGCGTCCCTTGCGGACTCGACGTGAACCGGCATGAGAGCTTCGGGGGCGACCTCGAGGGCACCTGCGATTGCATCCAGGGCAGAGCCTTTGAGCACCCTCCTGTCCGCCTCGTAGTTTCTGATGGCGGCATCAGTGCAGCCGGCGGCCTCGGCGAGCTGCCGCTGCGTCATTCCCCGAGATTCCCTGAGTGTCCTTATGCGGTTCCCCATCGTCATCTTTTCTCCTTCAATTGATTTCCGTCCATGATACTAGAGAACAAAAACGTTCTCAATTTGTCTTGACCGAACATTTTCGTTCTGTTAATGTCGCGAGAAGCAGAACGCTTTTGTTCTGTCATCCGAACGACAGGAGGAAAAAATGGATCAGAACTCGCAGCCGGTGATCATGGGGGTCGAAGAGGTCATGCGCGCCCTGAGCATCAGCAGGCCCTATGCCTATCGCATCATCAGGATGCTGAACTCGGAGATGGAGCAGAAGGGGTACACAACCATCAAAGGGAAGGTGAGCCGAAAGTATTTCTACGAGCGTTTCCACTGTGGCGACGGAGCCCCCAGACGAGAGGCACGCTGATGCCCGCCTACGTGAATGAGAAAACAGGTTCTTGGTACGTCCAATGCTATTACAGCGACATCGACGGAAGCCGCAGGCACAAGGTGAAGCGCGGGTTCGCGACCAGAGACGAGGCTCTAGCGTGGGAGGCGGAGTTTCTGGCCTCTGCCGACGGGTCGATGTCGATGCCCTTCGAGGCATTCGTAAAGAGATACTCCGAAGACGTGAGGCCAAGGCTCAAGCTCAACACCTGGCTCACCAAGGAGCACATCATACGCACGAAGATAGTGCCGTTCTTCGGATCGAAGAGGATGCGCGA encodes:
- a CDS encoding TetR/AcrR family transcriptional regulator, encoding MSRIVKNPDERRRELLVTAMRLFAEEGYDNVSVRAVARAAGVAPGLAYHYFDSKQNMFDAAIEEYSRRCAEGIIAILDDRCLSLDEKLDRAIEAGSDPGAFDYADFFHAEGNGTLHDRLSLGMCEAVQPHLRAALELDALLRGGPRGDADGLAALMAYGCIGLASGPGMPDEGAVKTAKRYFAALVAEFRSSVKAD
- a CDS encoding helix-turn-helix domain-containing protein yields the protein MTMGNRIRTLRESRGMTQRQLAEAAGCTDAAIRNYEADRRVLKGSALDAIAGALEVAPEALMPVHVESARDALELLFRIEEEFGLRPVGDGRLAVESDAEKAPKLAAAIKIWESQRSALDHGEITPEEYEFWKMGIGGR
- a CDS encoding secondary thiamine-phosphate synthase enzyme YjbQ; translated protein: MHFYEHDLTTTREELRDITALVAADVAASGIADGLCTVFCPHTTAAITINENADPDVQHDFLLGLDAAFPDRSAFRHFEGNSAAHLKSSTVGASETVLVRGGRLVLGKWQGIYFCEFDGPRTRTFHVSVTAGR
- a CDS encoding metal-dependent transcriptional regulator is translated as MEKKESTRPWNKPSRSRESAENYLRAILEIRSSHGRCRNVDIARHLGVSRASVSKALVKLSEAGLVEVVDHDVGFTSEGRAIAEATSARHRFFEGLLRDAGVDADEASRDACRLEHCVSADSFEKLYSHLTRSRPSE
- a CDS encoding uracil-xanthine permease family protein, whose translation is MSDRPTPTMGAKDSPDDIYDARKLGAPKMAVFGLQHMFAMFGATILVPTLTGLSVSATLLFAGLGTLLFHLISKGKVPAFLGSSFAFIAGYAAIAPNGEPELLPYACLGVACAGLLYLVLSALFKVFGPSRVMRFFPPVVTGPIVIAIGLILASSAISNASTNWLVAVVAIAIIVIANIWGKGMIKIVPILLGVIGAYIVAALLGEVDFAAVAEAPWIGLPVIWDDTVFSLFGANFDAGLAITAIITIMPLALASMIEHIGDMSAISSTCNRNYIAEPGLHRTLLGDGLATIAASLFGAPANTTYGENTGVLALTRVFDPRVIRIAALFAIVFSFCPKFAAVIAVMPACVIGGVSLVLYGMISAVGIRNLVENHVDFLKSRNVLITALILVLSLGIAYSTAGAIAIPVGGIVISLSGLAVGSVVGIVMNVILPGQEEAAAARREPDEVPDVPMPLEDIRPLNG
- the guaA gene encoding glutamine-hydrolyzing GMP synthase: MDPNKRPDDMQRITTPELAQTFIDEQVEAIRAQIGDQKVLLALSGGVDSSVVAALLIKAIGKQLICVHVNHGLMRKGESEQVVDVFQNQLDANLVYVDATDRFLDLLADVAEPEAKRKIIGAEFIRVFEEEARKVGDEVSFLAQGTIYPDILESDGVKAHHNVGGLPDDLQFELCEPVKLLYKDEVRVIGRELGLPESMVERQPFPGPGLGVRCLGAITRDRLEALREADAILREEFAAAGLEGKVWQYFVSVPDFRATGVRDGVRAFEWPAIIRAVNTVDAMTAEVLELDWALLKKITARILEEVPGICRVVYDLTPKPIGTIEWE
- a CDS encoding class I SAM-dependent methyltransferase, with protein sequence MEQKNADELKARSRAAFDAQAKTYDAGMQGDHARGLYRIVAGEVVRACGGVDSPRVLDLGCGTGALAEIVLDEIPGCALVGVDLSANMAERAAERLGGRAEVVVGDAEHLPFHDGSFDAAYCNDSFHHYPDPALAAFQVWRALRPGGTFVVGDVWQPAPARAVMNAWMPHSAEGDVRIYSEGEMREILGTWFGSVSWRRIGLTSCVAVARKD
- a CDS encoding low specificity L-threonine aldolase gives rise to the protein MRRFNNDYNCGAHPRILQALATTNAERYPGYGLDAWCERGAQAIRDYAQAPDAAVHFVVGGTQANFLVIAAALRPYESVLSADTGHINGHETGAVEHVGHKIEALPSTDGKITAAQVEAAARAFETSTVPEHITQPKMVYLSFSTEFGTLYTKHELEDMSSVCREHGLFLFIDGARMAYGLAAPEADVSLADIARVADAFTVGGTKCGALFGEAVVLTNPALHEGFRSNMKQNGAMLAKGWLLGLQFATLFESSAEAGVSAEGSANAPDEPLYLAIARRADDQALRIKTAFEQARVPLFIDSPTNQQFVIMADEVLEDLAQSYVFEYEQRIDEAHSCVRFCTSWSTRDEDVDALVADVTALAQAGRFDA